A genomic region of Acidobacteriota bacterium contains the following coding sequences:
- a CDS encoding DUF1257 domain-containing protein, with protein sequence MSKYMTFDSQSFPNRELLLEALAECGFASPTVGTDIPLEGWDKHDPQTADVVIRRREVRGRSLLGDIGFRKTSKGYIAVIDDMDLNYHLGRDFVVRLQNSYHEAAARKVAKKLGGTLIKERIGKTLKIRIKY encoded by the coding sequence ATGAGTAAATACATGACATTCGACTCTCAGTCGTTTCCGAATCGAGAGCTGCTTCTCGAAGCCTTGGCCGAATGCGGATTCGCATCTCCGACTGTGGGAACCGACATTCCTCTCGAAGGATGGGATAAACACGATCCACAAACGGCGGACGTCGTAATCAGGCGTCGTGAAGTACGGGGACGGTCGCTTTTAGGAGATATCGGCTTCAGGAAAACGTCAAAGGGCTACATTGCCGTCATCGACGACATGGACTTGAATTACCACTTAGGGAGGGACTTTGTGGTCAGGCTCCAGAACAGCTATCACGAAGCGGCCGCACGAAAGGTGGCTAAGAAACTCGGCGGTACGCTTATCAAAGAACGGATCGGAAAGACTCTCAAAATACGTATCAAATATTGA
- a CDS encoding DUF2997 domain-containing protein, with amino-acid sequence MPEIEFKIDTELGTCKTEIKGYQGAACEKTARQLKEVLGDPTGETKKQEYFVTPRCKLTGKRK; translated from the coding sequence ATGCCCGAGATTGAATTTAAGATCGATACAGAACTTGGAACCTGCAAAACCGAGATAAAAGGGTATCAAGGCGCCGCTTGTGAGAAGACCGCGAGACAGCTAAAGGAAGTTCTTGGCGATCCTACTGGTGAAACTAAAAAGCAAGAGTATTTCGTCACGCCGAGATGCAAACTGACCGGCAAACGAAAATGA
- a CDS encoding Mov34/MPN/PAD-1 family protein, with amino-acid sequence MEIRNEFIGHRIAKERFEPIEAILYEYLLAGNGVLLRAQRDEFTVSVPLVFREIKGLPTAFVGITWLKPRVPSRVWDEICKHAQISNSKENFREELYLIYWDSERYAWEWSTSSSDRTYASTIADDRRPEYSEACIEIHTHPDGAYQFSTADDRDESGKFRIFGIIADVHDKPKIRFRCGIYDHLVPIPFSWIGHLPSGVVDLNEVEALLQMTL; translated from the coding sequence ATGGAAATAAGAAACGAGTTTATTGGTCACCGGATCGCAAAAGAGCGATTCGAGCCGATAGAAGCCATTCTTTACGAGTACCTTCTCGCGGGCAACGGCGTACTTCTACGAGCTCAGCGTGATGAATTTACGGTTTCAGTTCCTCTGGTGTTCAGAGAGATAAAGGGCCTTCCAACCGCATTTGTAGGTATCACATGGCTTAAGCCAAGAGTTCCAAGTCGTGTATGGGACGAGATTTGCAAACACGCCCAAATTTCCAACTCGAAGGAGAATTTTAGAGAGGAACTTTATCTTATCTACTGGGACAGCGAGCGATACGCGTGGGAGTGGAGTACGTCGAGCAGTGACAGGACATATGCCTCAACCATAGCCGATGATAGACGGCCGGAATACTCTGAGGCCTGCATCGAGATCCATACGCACCCGGATGGGGCATATCAGTTCAGCACTGCAGATGACCGCGACGAATCGGGAAAGTTCCGCATCTTCGGGATAATTGCGGACGTTCACGATAAACCAAAGATTAGATTCCGCTGCGGGATCTACGACCACCTTGTCCCAATTCCATTTTCCTGGATCGGACACTTGCCAAGCGGAGTTGTCGATCTGAATGAGGTCGAAGCTCTGCTTCAGATGACGTTGTAA
- a CDS encoding radical SAM protein, with amino-acid sequence MSKEITFILEPDSGKLTTEVSGISIEVLTNLRDDLGTSQNVNCGKPLQKDVAKLPLSTASTCNDNQSIWLHRIYHNSVVDGPGRRSVVQVAGCSIRCPGCYVPETHSRQNGRLVSVSSVVEEVMLNRYGHDGVTILGGEPFDQPGSVAEIVYRLKRLGVHITIYSGSTLETLNGQNDSNIHYILTHIDLLIDGPFIRELADNVSEYRGSRNQRQISQLTRLG; translated from the coding sequence ATGAGCAAAGAGATCACTTTCATACTTGAACCAGACAGCGGGAAACTCACGACCGAAGTATCAGGTATTTCCATCGAGGTACTCACCAATCTAAGAGATGACCTTGGCACCTCCCAGAATGTGAATTGCGGAAAGCCGCTCCAAAAAGATGTTGCTAAACTTCCACTGTCAACCGCATCCACTTGCAACGACAATCAGTCAATCTGGCTGCATCGGATATATCACAATTCGGTCGTTGATGGGCCTGGTAGAAGAAGCGTAGTTCAAGTTGCGGGGTGTTCGATTCGTTGTCCTGGATGCTACGTTCCGGAAACACATTCTAGGCAGAACGGACGTTTGGTCAGTGTCTCGTCAGTTGTTGAAGAAGTTATGCTAAACAGGTACGGCCATGATGGCGTAACAATTCTTGGCGGGGAACCATTCGACCAACCGGGTTCCGTCGCCGAGATCGTATACAGGTTGAAGCGTCTTGGCGTTCATATCACGATTTATTCTGGTAGCACGCTTGAAACTTTGAACGGACAAAACGACAGTAATATTCATTACATCCTTACTCATATCGATCTTCTAATCGATGGTCCATTCATACGTGAGCTCGCCGACAACGTCAGTGAGTATCGAGGTTCCCGAAATCAACGACAAATTTCTCAATTGACGAGATTGGGTTAA
- a CDS encoding 4Fe-4S dicluster domain-containing protein: protein MNETMFIDPQRCIGCRSCVAACRECSTHKGYSMIFVDYIDRSETTATMPTICMHCEEPTCALVCPADAIKQNEDGVVMSALKPRCLDCRNCVNACPFGVPKYNSAMHLQMKCDMCYDRTSEGLMPMCASVCPTGALAFGTYEQIVPLRRTKPVNAHVFGNQSVKTKVYMMLPTDADEVSIDGCGVFEGQIALDGAPVREESWIDTQVEESDKSNEF from the coding sequence ATGAACGAAACCATGTTTATCGATCCACAGCGATGCATAGGATGCAGATCCTGTGTCGCAGCGTGCCGCGAGTGTTCGACGCATAAGGGTTACTCGATGATCTTTGTCGATTACATCGACCGCAGCGAGACAACCGCAACCATGCCGACCATTTGCATGCATTGTGAAGAACCGACTTGTGCGCTTGTCTGCCCCGCAGACGCGATCAAACAAAATGAAGATGGCGTGGTTATGTCCGCTCTAAAACCCCGCTGTCTCGATTGCCGCAATTGCGTGAACGCGTGCCCGTTTGGCGTGCCGAAGTACAACTCGGCGATGCATTTGCAGATGAAATGCGACATGTGTTACGACCGAACAAGTGAGGGTCTAATGCCAATGTGCGCCAGCGTTTGCCCGACCGGTGCATTAGCCTTCGGCACCTATGAGCAGATCGTTCCGCTGCGAAGAACCAAGCCGGTCAATGCTCATGTTTTTGGCAATCAGAGTGTCAAGACAAAGGTCTACATGATGCTGCCGACAGACGCTGACGAGGTCAGCATTGATGGGTGTGGCGTTTTCGAGGGACAGATAGCTCTCGATGGCGCTCCTGTTAGGGAAGAATCGTGGATAGACACCCAAGTGGAGGAATCCGATAAAAGCAATGAATTCTAA
- a CDS encoding AAA family ATPase gives MSELETGADSIRKFLHELDIRIRARYPLIAINTFEEDRVREALIDLVFQDRHKEKPLYFWSRPSGLQKVSDPKEGLLSSPQTIGDTEDPESLLGFISEQKTGIFLLCDYAPYISPYGQEDPLLVRRLREIAWKLKSTKATILFVGPNFPELKTLEKEVTQIDLDLPKESEIEDSIELQFENLRSNGLDISLTKETQVALQQSLLGLTAVEISNVVAKAVISCNGLNQDSINVILEEKKNVIRGSGSLTYVHPEPASNLGGYQSLRAILERAAYTFSPRAKARHVEPCKGILLVGLPGCGKDLCKRVASSITNRALLDLDFGSIMGEGGGVIGSSAMSIKRALSIAGTIKGILGISEFEKAVSGMKSSNKTDGGETARTISYLLNWMQDNQDVLVFATANDVRDLESEQFRIGRFSYIHFVDLPETEDRKEIFRVHLKKRALDAEHFDLDKLVEKSKDFSGAEIEGAVQDGVLEAFIDGDRQAETRDIIKAAENITPTAQMMSEKIEEIRKWARNNIKGVGSRIENTGIAGNRTDRIYEL, from the coding sequence ATGTCTGAATTAGAAACCGGTGCCGACAGCATCCGGAAGTTCCTGCATGAGCTCGATATCAGGATCAGAGCCCGATATCCGCTTATCGCGATCAATACATTCGAAGAAGACCGAGTTAGAGAGGCATTGATCGATCTCGTCTTTCAGGATAGGCATAAAGAAAAGCCTCTCTATTTTTGGAGCCGGCCAAGTGGTCTTCAGAAGGTATCGGATCCAAAGGAGGGACTGCTAAGCTCGCCTCAAACGATCGGCGACACGGAAGATCCAGAAAGTCTACTTGGCTTTATCAGCGAGCAGAAAACAGGTATCTTCCTGCTGTGTGACTACGCACCTTACATCTCACCGTATGGGCAGGAAGACCCGTTACTGGTTCGACGACTTCGTGAGATCGCCTGGAAACTAAAATCGACGAAGGCCACCATTCTCTTTGTAGGACCGAATTTTCCCGAACTAAAAACACTCGAAAAAGAGGTCACGCAGATAGATCTTGATCTTCCGAAGGAGTCCGAGATCGAAGATTCGATAGAACTTCAGTTTGAGAACCTGCGTTCCAATGGTCTCGATATCAGCCTTACTAAGGAAACCCAGGTTGCACTGCAGCAGTCTCTCCTTGGTCTAACAGCAGTCGAGATCAGCAATGTGGTAGCTAAGGCAGTTATCAGCTGCAATGGTCTCAATCAAGACTCGATCAATGTCATCCTTGAGGAAAAGAAGAACGTAATCCGAGGCAGCGGTTCGTTGACTTATGTTCATCCTGAACCGGCAAGCAACCTAGGCGGCTACCAATCACTCCGAGCCATCCTCGAACGCGCAGCCTACACTTTCAGTCCGAGAGCGAAGGCTCGCCACGTCGAACCCTGTAAAGGCATACTGCTCGTCGGCCTGCCTGGATGCGGAAAGGATCTCTGTAAACGTGTCGCTTCAAGCATCACAAACCGAGCATTACTGGATCTAGATTTCGGTTCGATTATGGGAGAGGGCGGGGGCGTCATCGGTTCCTCGGCAATGTCGATAAAGCGCGCTCTATCTATCGCCGGAACGATCAAAGGCATTCTCGGTATCAGTGAGTTCGAAAAGGCAGTCTCAGGAATGAAGTCGTCCAACAAGACGGACGGCGGTGAGACAGCACGAACCATCTCCTACCTCCTCAACTGGATGCAGGACAACCAGGATGTTCTTGTGTTCGCTACCGCCAATGACGTACGCGATCTCGAATCCGAGCAATTCAGGATCGGTAGGTTCTCATATATACACTTCGTCGATCTTCCCGAAACAGAGGACCGTAAGGAGATATTCCGGGTTCACCTTAAGAAAAGAGCACTCGATGCGGAACACTTTGATCTCGACAAGCTCGTAGAAAAAAGCAAGGACTTCTCCGGCGCGGAGATCGAAGGTGCAGTACAAGACGGAGTCCTTGAAGCCTTTATCGACGGTGACCGGCAAGCCGAGACTCGCGACATTATTAAAGCTGCCGAGAACATCACGCCTACAGCACAGATGATGAGCGAGAAGATAGAAGAGATCCGAAAGTGGGCGCGGAACAATATCAAAGGCGTGGGCTCTAGAATCGAAAATACTGGCATCGCCGGAAACCGCACCGATCGAATCTATGAACTTTAG
- a CDS encoding NTP transferase domain-containing protein: protein MSLIDGFVLAGGQSRRMGQDKAALLVGGRTLIDRAAGAMFSIANTVYLVGNSNDAITSLPIIQDHPIMRDARGAIVGLYTACERQNRVDSRTRVRPAICHWRIDDSDGRHFAALPRLGNESY from the coding sequence ATGAGTTTGATCGATGGATTTGTTTTGGCAGGCGGCCAAAGCCGACGCATGGGGCAAGATAAAGCGGCACTGTTGGTCGGAGGCAGGACGCTCATAGATCGGGCAGCCGGTGCCATGTTTTCGATCGCAAACACAGTTTATTTGGTCGGCAATTCAAATGACGCAATTACTTCGCTTCCGATAATTCAAGATCATCCCATTATGAGAGACGCCCGCGGAGCAATCGTGGGATTATATACAGCTTGTGAGCGCCAAAACCGAGTGGATAGCCGTACTCGCGTGCGACCTGCCATTTGTCACTGGCGAATTGATGACTCGGATGGTAGACATTTTGCGGCACTGCCTAGACTCGGAAATGAATCATATTGA
- a CDS encoding ThiF family adenylyltransferase, which yields MEIDLSFSQAAVVMPVEYSTLRFIVVGAGGTGSFIVPALARLIFELKQQQNKSAEMLIVDPDVVENGNIPRSNFCFAEVGRYKAQTLAERVATAWGIETSFSCEKFDPERHLKSSNSDYRSLTIIVGCVDNYLARRKMHLALDEFRGYGDASRLWWIDGGNGRSSGQVLLGSTTKRLKPEQYFTGTSICRALPAPSLQHSDLLEPERIETKSDVSCPERVSLGEQGLNVNQRVAIEIAEILSSMLLTRSLKRYAVYIDVESGTTRSTYITPTAVFGKSDRPCFDGKTNRRQTSCE from the coding sequence ATGGAAATCGATCTTAGCTTCTCGCAGGCCGCTGTCGTAATGCCGGTCGAATACAGCACCCTTCGATTCATTGTCGTCGGTGCCGGAGGAACAGGTTCTTTTATCGTCCCTGCTCTAGCCCGATTGATCTTCGAACTGAAGCAGCAGCAAAATAAATCTGCTGAAATGCTGATCGTTGACCCGGACGTGGTAGAAAACGGAAATATACCGCGCAGCAATTTCTGCTTCGCGGAAGTTGGGCGGTATAAGGCGCAGACGCTTGCCGAAAGAGTTGCTACGGCCTGGGGAATAGAAACCAGTTTCTCGTGCGAGAAGTTTGATCCCGAGAGACATCTTAAAAGCTCGAACAGCGATTACAGGAGTCTGACGATCATCGTCGGTTGCGTCGATAATTACCTTGCTCGGCGAAAGATGCATCTGGCACTTGATGAGTTTCGCGGTTACGGTGACGCGTCCAGACTCTGGTGGATAGACGGTGGTAACGGAAGATCGTCGGGCCAAGTATTGCTCGGTTCGACGACCAAGCGCCTTAAACCCGAACAATACTTCACGGGAACTAGTATCTGCCGAGCACTACCTGCTCCGTCGCTTCAGCACTCCGATCTTCTTGAACCAGAAAGAATTGAAACCAAGAGCGATGTGTCGTGTCCCGAACGGGTAAGCCTCGGTGAGCAAGGCCTTAACGTAAACCAGCGAGTAGCGATCGAAATCGCAGAGATCCTTTCGTCAATGCTATTGACTCGATCCTTAAAACGGTATGCGGTCTATATAGATGTGGAGAGCGGCACTACAAGATCGACCTACATAACTCCAACCGCTGTTTTTGGGAAGAGCGATCGCCCGTGCTTCGACGGCAAGACAAATAGGCGGCAGACATCATGCGAATAG
- a CDS encoding strawberry notch family protein, whose translation MYSTQERSSEGLPASVLTSSEAVATVEHSQGNSDQNIYSPRFITGGSPHPGVIVEPPGLANVEPPPIRYRPTLPNYLSDTGKLSAMQIERIIYAGQAHEQRLADGSRAGISIGDGTGTGKTATLAGIILDNWFQGRRRAVWFSVKADLIEAVSDEFRRLGLTPPIKLINDFNTDQELDIRDGIVFCTYRSLIAKSKKGNKRLDQITGWLGPSGVVIFDEGHKAKYAFADDRGKSTQTGAAVLEIQNPERFPNVRVVYSSATSAGEVRHLAYMSRLGLWGAGTNFPIGFEQFAEEIESGGVGALEMVCRDLKAMGRYLCGNLSMGTDPESGLSVEFREVIHKLTLSQRRMYDNMAQGWQEVFRNIHRALDLTNSGKATRSSALNQFWAEHQRCFRNLITAFKVPTLIREIEEALSRKESIVVSITGTGESQTKKQIERAADQEEAIDSLDFSPRETLTRLVSNCFPTACFQERTNPYSGTIEYIPLVDANGEQVESRAALQLRTELLDKLSILEVPEHPLDQLVNYFGVENISEMTGRKKRLIRTAKGTLEYRPRQLAGVPSKLINLHEKNAFQNGDKRIAVMSEVASTGDSLHAGKSVGNQQRRLHIAAELKWSADKQIQDFGRTHRTGQVAPPVYLLVFTELGGEKRFSSTIARRLGNMGALTKGDRRAEKAGNLDKYNLESREGRSALRVVLTGIMRGREIEGIEDPKQALRDMGLVKTVDGDEQIPDSEKTNIPRFLNRLLSLEMDRQNALFDYFYSTFLETIEYLKQKGRLDDGMEDLKAMSVAVSGSPQVLNSDPLTAAKTVYYKLEFKVATTPARYQDMAASDIHQLYQDRRDGSFIAVRRTLSHTDPESGERYQMFSITKPSGRNVAYLRESELNQRYRIVPKTKAEDWWINEEKKIPNFEHRTVHILSGALLPIWKYLKTLSHDALNIVRTTTDDGTRLVGVKISEEWLRDIRQHFGLRASIPTTANEVLRVVDFEKNSVNLIGDITVRSSRFQGQLLTEICPSTFEQIRELRGMGLVNIVQHGRQRFFLPQESPWLALERVLFLYPPESTEISFLPEMSGESDSFEKATAIELHEWMIEPDLWAIDELSVAEDLASVSQRICYGEQRQLANDRRSLDFTSGV comes from the coding sequence ATGTATTCAACTCAAGAACGAAGTTCGGAAGGACTTCCCGCGTCTGTACTTACTTCGAGCGAGGCAGTCGCAACGGTGGAGCATTCCCAAGGTAATTCGGACCAAAACATTTATTCTCCGCGATTTATTACCGGCGGTTCGCCGCATCCGGGAGTGATAGTCGAACCTCCAGGCCTTGCTAATGTTGAACCGCCGCCGATTCGTTACCGGCCGACACTTCCGAACTATCTATCGGACACCGGAAAGCTCTCGGCAATGCAAATTGAGAGGATCATCTATGCGGGACAGGCACATGAACAAAGGCTTGCAGACGGTTCGCGAGCGGGTATCAGCATAGGAGATGGCACCGGAACCGGCAAGACAGCGACGCTTGCGGGTATCATTCTGGATAACTGGTTCCAGGGAAGACGACGGGCTGTTTGGTTTTCTGTAAAAGCGGATCTAATCGAAGCCGTCTCGGATGAGTTTAGAAGACTGGGGCTGACGCCGCCGATCAAACTGATCAATGACTTTAATACCGATCAGGAATTAGACATTCGAGATGGCATTGTTTTCTGTACGTATCGCTCGCTAATAGCCAAATCGAAAAAGGGCAATAAACGGCTCGATCAGATTACCGGTTGGCTCGGACCCAGCGGAGTCGTGATCTTCGATGAAGGTCATAAAGCTAAGTACGCTTTTGCCGACGACCGCGGCAAATCTACACAGACTGGGGCCGCCGTCCTTGAGATCCAGAATCCAGAAAGGTTTCCGAATGTGAGAGTGGTCTACTCTTCTGCGACTTCGGCTGGGGAGGTGCGACATCTCGCTTATATGTCGCGGCTTGGGCTTTGGGGAGCAGGGACTAATTTTCCGATAGGATTCGAGCAGTTCGCTGAAGAGATTGAATCCGGAGGTGTCGGGGCTTTGGAGATGGTATGTCGGGACCTTAAGGCGATGGGACGATACCTATGCGGCAACCTGAGCATGGGAACCGATCCCGAGTCGGGCTTGTCGGTTGAATTTCGTGAAGTCATACATAAACTCACACTTTCTCAGCGGAGGATGTACGACAATATGGCCCAGGGCTGGCAGGAAGTTTTTCGGAATATCCATCGAGCGCTGGATCTAACTAACTCGGGCAAGGCCACTCGAAGCAGTGCTCTCAATCAGTTTTGGGCCGAACATCAGCGTTGCTTTCGAAATCTGATCACGGCATTTAAGGTTCCGACGTTGATCCGCGAGATCGAGGAAGCCCTCAGCAGAAAAGAGTCCATTGTGGTGTCGATTACGGGCACTGGCGAGAGTCAGACCAAAAAGCAGATCGAAAGGGCAGCGGATCAGGAAGAAGCGATTGACAGTCTCGATTTCAGTCCGAGAGAAACTCTTACTCGACTAGTCTCAAATTGTTTCCCGACCGCGTGCTTCCAAGAAAGAACCAATCCATATAGCGGAACTATAGAATACATCCCTCTCGTTGACGCTAACGGCGAGCAGGTTGAGAGTCGTGCAGCTTTGCAACTGCGAACAGAGCTATTGGATAAACTGTCCATTCTGGAAGTCCCTGAGCATCCGCTTGACCAATTGGTGAACTACTTCGGGGTAGAAAACATTTCGGAGATGACCGGCCGGAAAAAACGCCTGATCCGGACGGCAAAAGGCACTCTGGAGTATCGGCCGCGCCAACTTGCTGGTGTTCCTTCAAAGCTTATCAACCTCCACGAAAAGAACGCCTTTCAGAATGGTGACAAGAGAATTGCAGTCATGTCCGAAGTGGCATCGACCGGAGATAGCCTTCACGCGGGCAAAAGTGTCGGCAATCAGCAAAGACGTCTTCATATCGCTGCGGAGCTAAAATGGTCAGCCGATAAACAGATCCAGGACTTCGGGCGTACTCATCGGACGGGTCAAGTGGCACCGCCAGTCTATCTGCTAGTCTTCACCGAACTCGGAGGCGAGAAAAGGTTTTCCTCAACTATCGCTAGAAGACTCGGCAATATGGGAGCCCTTACAAAGGGGGACCGCCGCGCCGAGAAGGCTGGCAACCTTGATAAATATAATCTTGAATCGAGAGAAGGGCGTTCGGCGTTACGTGTTGTACTCACCGGCATCATGAGAGGACGAGAGATCGAGGGGATCGAAGATCCAAAACAGGCTCTTCGAGATATGGGACTCGTTAAGACTGTGGATGGTGACGAGCAGATCCCCGACAGCGAGAAGACCAATATCCCTCGATTCCTAAACAGGCTGCTTTCGCTTGAGATGGACCGGCAGAACGCACTTTTTGATTACTTCTACTCCACGTTCCTAGAGACCATTGAATATCTAAAGCAGAAAGGAAGACTCGATGACGGAATGGAAGACCTGAAAGCGATGTCAGTCGCCGTCTCGGGATCGCCGCAGGTTCTGAACTCCGATCCTTTGACCGCAGCAAAGACTGTCTATTACAAATTGGAATTTAAAGTCGCGACAACACCGGCTAGATATCAGGACATGGCGGCCAGTGATATACACCAGCTCTATCAGGACCGACGAGACGGATCGTTCATAGCGGTGAGAAGAACTTTATCCCATACTGATCCCGAATCAGGAGAACGGTATCAGATGTTCTCTATCACAAAGCCTTCCGGCCGCAACGTAGCCTATTTACGCGAGAGTGAGTTGAATCAACGGTATCGCATAGTTCCGAAAACAAAAGCAGAAGACTGGTGGATTAACGAGGAGAAGAAGATTCCAAACTTCGAACACAGAACCGTCCATATTCTCAGCGGTGCATTGCTGCCAATATGGAAATATCTTAAGACACTCAGCCACGATGCTCTGAATATCGTTCGAACCACAACGGATGATGGCACCAGACTCGTTGGAGTAAAGATATCGGAAGAATGGCTCAGAGACATCCGTCAGCACTTTGGCCTTCGGGCCAGTATTCCAACAACCGCCAATGAAGTATTGCGCGTGGTTGATTTTGAGAAGAACAGCGTCAATCTGATCGGCGATATCACTGTGCGGTCATCGCGGTTTCAGGGGCAACTGCTTACAGAGATCTGTCCTTCAACTTTCGAACAGATCCGAGAACTGCGGGGAATGGGACTCGTCAATATCGTACAGCACGGGCGCCAGAGATTTTTTCTTCCACAAGAATCCCCATGGCTCGCCCTTGAAAGAGTCTTGTTTCTTTATCCGCCGGAATCTACCGAGATTAGTTTCTTGCCTGAAATGTCGGGGGAATCTGATAGTTTCGAGAAAGCGACTGCGATTGAACTTCATGAGTGGATGATCGAGCCGGACCTGTGGGCTATTGACGAACTTTCCGTCGCGGAGGATTTGGCTAGTGTAAGCCAGAGAATCTGTTACGGCGAACAGCGACAACTAGCCAACGACCGACGATCGTTGGATTTCACGAGCGGAGTCTGA
- a CDS encoding sigma-54-dependent Fis family transcriptional regulator has translation MDSQYVYANTDTASSVFEEKIALYARVPHYILITGERGTGKTTIARQIHDLSIRSGREFVGVNCASFSSELLESELFGYEKGAFTGAVAPKAGLFETASGGTLFLDEIGELSLSLQAKFLKAVEERRIRRVGGTRDREIDVRIVAATSRDLQSMVNSGSFRADLFDRLNILQLETLPLRYQKERILETFLDQLEKERVTIGIELPFRIEKDALSAIQELEWKGNYRELRNFATRLAVESIDEVEITHQCVSRMVRDSDRGPRVELPIADENGSYLTVILDPETDDLDSVYVKAAATFIEHALRRSNGNLRRAARSINTTHSTISRILKKNQERFVSPSNPATSFAAAA, from the coding sequence ATGGACAGTCAGTATGTTTATGCGAACACAGACACTGCGTCGTCGGTCTTTGAGGAAAAAATAGCTCTGTACGCGCGAGTTCCGCATTACATTCTCATCACCGGTGAGAGAGGCACTGGCAAAACGACGATAGCCCGACAAATCCACGATCTTAGCATCCGATCGGGGAGGGAGTTCGTTGGAGTAAATTGCGCGAGTTTTTCATCAGAACTTCTAGAATCCGAACTCTTTGGCTACGAAAAAGGTGCGTTTACAGGCGCAGTCGCTCCTAAGGCCGGACTTTTTGAGACTGCCAGCGGAGGGACTCTTTTTCTCGACGAGATCGGCGAGTTGTCCCTAAGTCTTCAGGCAAAATTTCTAAAGGCGGTAGAAGAAAGGCGTATTCGTCGTGTCGGCGGGACGCGGGACCGAGAGATAGATGTTCGAATCGTAGCCGCGACTTCCAGAGATCTACAATCGATGGTGAACAGCGGCTCATTCAGGGCGGATCTATTTGATCGCTTGAATATTCTACAACTTGAAACTTTACCTCTCAGATATCAGAAGGAAAGGATTTTAGAGACATTCTTGGATCAGTTGGAAAAAGAGAGAGTGACTATAGGTATAGAATTGCCGTTCAGAATCGAAAAGGATGCTCTTTCCGCAATCCAAGAACTGGAGTGGAAGGGCAATTACCGCGAACTTCGCAACTTTGCCACCCGTCTCGCTGTGGAATCTATTGATGAGGTGGAAATCACTCATCAATGCGTTAGTCGTATGGTGCGCGACAGCGACAGAGGCCCGCGTGTGGAGTTACCGATAGCTGATGAAAATGGAAGCTATCTGACAGTAATCCTCGACCCCGAAACTGATGATTTGGATAGTGTTTACGTAAAGGCGGCCGCAACATTTATTGAACACGCGTTAAGACGATCCAACGGGAATTTGCGACGTGCGGCGCGTTCGATCAATACTACTCATTCAACGATTTCGCGGATCCTTAAGAAGAACCAAGAACGTTTCGTTTCTCCGTCAAACCCCGCTACATCTTTCGCTGCGGCAGCGTAA
- a CDS encoding Rieske 2Fe-2S domain-containing protein has product MNSKAFDQESIKKILAADNEISDEVSVRTATAPFQAEFPYERDSEAQVTRREFCNFLFLTSSALFLGAAGFAGKSAYDARSPMTFTPAKIDGAISIEPGSALNFAYPSEEDTAILIRGTDGTYAAFGQKCTHLSCPVYYSKANDRLECPCHNGGFSSKTGEVLYGPPPRPLDRIELETINGEIFAVQREVLGNEG; this is encoded by the coding sequence ATGAATTCTAAAGCATTCGACCAAGAGTCAATCAAGAAGATACTAGCCGCAGATAATGAAATATCGGATGAAGTAAGTGTCCGCACAGCGACGGCTCCGTTTCAGGCCGAGTTCCCTTACGAACGAGACAGCGAAGCACAGGTTACAAGGCGGGAGTTCTGCAACTTTCTCTTTTTGACATCGAGTGCATTATTTCTGGGCGCAGCTGGATTTGCAGGGAAATCTGCATATGATGCTCGATCGCCAATGACCTTTACCCCGGCGAAGATCGACGGTGCTATTAGCATCGAACCCGGATCAGCCTTGAATTTCGCGTATCCTTCGGAGGAAGATACCGCGATCCTGATACGCGGCACCGACGGCACCTACGCTGCCTTTGGGCAGAAATGCACGCATCTGTCTTGCCCGGTCTATTATTCAAAAGCAAATGACCGTCTAGAATGCCCGTGTCACAATGGCGGTTTTAGCTCCAAGACCGGCGAAGTATTATATGGCCCGCCGCCGCGTCCGCTCGACAGAATTGAGCTTGAGACGATCAATGGCGAGATCTTTGCAGTTCAAAGAGAGGTGCTTGGAAATGAAGGCTAA